A DNA window from Impatiens glandulifera chromosome 7, dImpGla2.1, whole genome shotgun sequence contains the following coding sequences:
- the LOC124909752 gene encoding probable transcriptional regulator RABBIT EARS encodes MEEEVQYLMWAKRKHGLTKSSHVDALLGVSWEEQAFAEDAAGPFGGFIWPPRSYSCTFCRREFRSAQALGGHMNIHRRERARLKQSPSHPHHETLSDQLTPIHHQNSNLVHDQYPYQTCTKDYIPSSNYEVLTLSQHEINNRILPFSSHILEENQKDASLFPLSWSSNPEVKNYTQNSSSLKDDARKNSKILKKDDCVEKNVFVGKDLYTSLSLVYRGTYPSFVEEGDMANDTSNNKRRRKDVTPISLFPNQSSFEDCHAYKGLEISLISKEGLDLELRLGDSPKLK; translated from the coding sequence ATGGAGGAAGAAGTGCAATACTTGATGTGGGCAAAGCGTAAACATGGGTTGACTAAATCATCCCATGTTGATGCTTTGCTTGGAGTTTCATGGGAAGAACAAGCCTTTGCGGAAGATGCAGCTGGCCCTTTTGGAGGGTTCATATGGCCTCCAAGATCCTATTCTTGTACCTTTTGTAGAAGAGAGTTTAGGTCTGCTCAAGCCCTTGGAGGTCATATGAATATTCATAGGAGAGAAAGGGCAAGGTTAAAGCAATCTCCATCTCATCCACACCATGAAACTCTCTCCGATCAACTTACTCCTattcatcatcaaaactcaAATCTAGTTCATGATCAATACCCATATCAAACTTGCACTAAGGATTATATCCCGAGCTCCAACTATGAGGTTTTGACACTTTCCCAACATGAAATTAACAATAGAATCCTTCCGTTTTCTTCTCATATTcttgaagaaaatcaaaaggATGCTTCTTTATTTCCTTTATCATGGTCGTCTAACCCGGAAGTTAAGAACTATACCCAAAATTCATCAAGTTTGAAGGATGACGCGAGAAAGAATTCTAAGATCCTGAAGAAAGATGATTGTGTTGAAAAGAATGTGTTTGTTGGGAAGGATCTTTACACAAGCTTGAGTTTGGTTTACCGAGGAACCTATCCATCATTTGTAGAAGAGGGTGATATGGCTAATGATACTTCTAATAATAAACGAAGAAGAAAAGATGTGACGCCCATATCTCTGTTTCCAAATCAAAGTTCGTTTGAAGATTGTCATGCGTATAAAGGATTGGAGATTAGCTTAATCTCAAAGGAAGGATTGGATCTTGAGTTGAGACTTGGAGATTCACCAAAGTTGAAGTGA